One window of the Pseudomonas knackmussii B13 genome contains the following:
- a CDS encoding LysM peptidoglycan-binding domain-containing protein — protein MPPKTSKTSDLDALARAIRVSILLGAGALAGCQTSGHMSSQDANYKPAAPRAVDVQFNPAYADDSDIWVRVRHGFQLQADATDNNPRIERQRLWYVSNQDFIEQATERGGPYMHYVVERLEARNMPLELALLPMIESAYNPLAISRAQAVGLWQFMPATGTHFNLRQTSWYDGRRDIKASTNAALTYLDRLHDMFNGDWLLALAAYNAGEGTVSRAIERNQRLGLPTDYWNLSLPQETQDYVPKLLALSQLVMSPQAYGINLNPIANEAYFKAVKIKPGLDLNRIAALADVDADELYQLNPAFTRRVTLDGPQQVLVPKAKAATLKAGLATLKPQELVSWKQYKVRRGDSLASIAKRFDVSVAELKNSNRLGNGRLRHGQALLIPGRGTGNLAEPASPPQLARAETRPAPSRTYKVKSGENLWQIARSTGVGVDDLKRWNNLDSHGIKPGQTLKLQSGSQLMARASSNDKAQKPKEAATYYKVQRGDSMYLIAKRFNVEMQHIKRWNPRSAHALKPGQTLTLYLDTASR, from the coding sequence ATGCCGCCAAAGACCAGTAAGACCAGCGATCTAGACGCATTGGCTCGTGCCATACGAGTCTCCATTCTGCTTGGCGCCGGCGCCCTGGCCGGCTGCCAGACCAGCGGCCACATGTCCTCCCAGGACGCCAACTACAAGCCCGCGGCACCGCGCGCGGTAGACGTTCAGTTCAACCCGGCCTATGCCGATGACAGCGACATCTGGGTTCGCGTACGCCACGGTTTCCAGCTACAAGCCGACGCCACCGACAACAACCCGCGCATCGAGCGTCAGCGCCTGTGGTACGTCAGCAACCAGGACTTCATCGAGCAGGCCACCGAGCGTGGCGGCCCGTACATGCACTACGTGGTGGAACGCCTGGAAGCGCGCAACATGCCGCTCGAACTGGCGCTGCTGCCTATGATCGAGAGCGCCTACAACCCCCTGGCGATTTCCCGCGCGCAAGCGGTTGGCCTCTGGCAGTTCATGCCGGCCACCGGCACCCACTTCAACCTGCGCCAGACCAGCTGGTACGACGGCCGCCGCGACATCAAGGCCTCGACCAACGCCGCGCTGACCTACCTGGACCGCCTGCACGACATGTTCAACGGCGACTGGCTGCTCGCGCTGGCCGCCTACAACGCCGGCGAAGGCACGGTGAGCCGGGCGATCGAACGCAACCAGCGGCTCGGCCTGCCGACCGACTACTGGAACCTTTCGCTGCCGCAGGAAACCCAGGACTACGTACCCAAGTTGCTGGCCCTGTCGCAGTTGGTGATGTCGCCCCAGGCCTACGGCATCAACCTGAACCCAATCGCCAACGAAGCCTATTTCAAGGCGGTGAAGATCAAACCGGGCCTGGACCTGAACCGAATCGCGGCCCTTGCCGACGTCGATGCCGACGAGCTCTACCAGCTCAACCCCGCGTTCACTCGCCGCGTTACGCTGGATGGCCCGCAACAGGTGCTGGTGCCCAAGGCCAAGGCAGCAACCCTGAAGGCCGGCCTTGCCACGCTCAAGCCGCAGGAATTGGTGAGCTGGAAGCAGTACAAGGTGCGCCGCGGCGACAGCCTGGCCAGCATCGCCAAGCGCTTCGATGTCAGCGTTGCCGAACTCAAGAACAGCAATCGCCTGGGTAATGGTCGCCTGCGCCATGGCCAGGCCCTGCTGATCCCGGGCCGCGGCACTGGCAACCTGGCCGAGCCGGCAAGCCCGCCGCAATTGGCCAGGGCCGAGACGCGCCCGGCGCCGAGCAGGACCTACAAGGTAAAAAGTGGCGAGAACCTCTGGCAGATCGCCCGCTCAACCGGTGTCGGCGTCGACGATCTGAAGCGCTGGAACAATCTCGACAGCCACGGCATCAAGCCTGGCCAGACCCTCAAGCTGCAGAGCGGCAGCCAGCTAATGGCGCGCGCCTCCAGCAACGACAAGGCACAGAAGCCCAAAGAAGCGGCGACCTACTACAAGGTCCAACGCGGCGATTCCATGTACCTGATCGCCAAGCGCTTCAACGTCGAGATGCAGCACATCAAGCGCTGGAACCCGCGCAGCGCCCACGCCCTCAAGCCGGGCCAGACCCTGACCCTGTACCTCGATACCGCCAGCCGCTGA
- the gloB gene encoding hydroxyacylglutathione hydrolase, translating to MIQIDALPAFSDNYIWLLQDAAQRRCAVVDPGDAAPVEAWLAAHPDWTLSDILATHHHHDHVGGVARLKEGFGARVLGPAGERIPACDQALEDGDKVEVLGLAFKVLHVPGHTLGHIAYFHDDADAPLLFCGDTLFAGGCGRLFEGTPAQMHNSLSRLAALPGTTRVYCTHEYTLSNLRFARAVEPENPQLAARFAEVTAWREQGRISLPSNIALERATNPFLRVAESSVRQAADERKGEQILSPAEVFAVIRQWKDSF from the coding sequence ATGATACAGATCGACGCCCTCCCCGCCTTTTCCGACAACTACATCTGGCTCCTGCAGGATGCCGCGCAACGCCGCTGCGCGGTGGTCGACCCGGGCGACGCCGCGCCGGTAGAGGCCTGGCTCGCCGCCCATCCGGACTGGACGCTCAGCGACATCCTGGCGACCCATCACCATCACGACCACGTCGGCGGCGTAGCCCGTCTCAAGGAAGGTTTCGGCGCACGAGTCCTGGGCCCGGCCGGCGAGCGCATTCCCGCCTGCGATCAGGCGTTGGAGGATGGCGACAAGGTGGAAGTGCTCGGCCTCGCCTTCAAGGTGCTGCACGTTCCCGGCCACACCCTCGGGCACATCGCCTACTTCCATGACGACGCCGACGCGCCCCTGCTGTTCTGCGGCGACACGCTGTTCGCCGGCGGCTGTGGACGCCTGTTCGAGGGTACGCCTGCGCAAATGCACAACTCGCTGAGTCGATTGGCCGCCCTGCCCGGCACCACGCGCGTCTACTGCACCCACGAATACACCCTGAGCAACCTGCGCTTCGCCCGCGCCGTGGAGCCGGAGAACCCGCAGCTGGCTGCGCGCTTTGCCGAAGTCACCGCCTGGCGCGAACAGGGCCGCATCAGCCTGCCCTCGAACATTGCCCTGGAACGCGCCACCAACCCCTTCCTGCGGGTCGCTGAAAGCAGCGTGCGACAGGCAGCCGACGAGCGGAAAGGCGAGCAAATCCTCAGTCCCGCAGAGGTCTTTGCGGTGATTCGGCAGTGGAAGGACAGCTTCTAA
- a CDS encoding class I SAM-dependent methyltransferase, translating to MEREAFAQADADWLELIAEARDWLQGPVGGMMLAEEQRLLTDELARYFGGYLVHYGPHAELPASTGNIQRGVRLGPPLPGVEIACDECAWPLGEHAADVVLLQHGLDFCLSPHRLLREAARSVRPGGHLLVLGVNPRSAWGLRHYFARDGLRRARCISPGRVCDWLNLLGFALEKRRFGCYRPPLASALWQARLARMERWGKGLKGTGAGFYLLVARKLVVGLRPVRQPRREARGQLVPLPVAKVSRRDSKL from the coding sequence ATGGAACGGGAAGCGTTTGCCCAGGCCGATGCCGACTGGCTGGAGCTGATCGCCGAAGCGCGGGACTGGCTGCAGGGGCCCGTGGGCGGAATGATGCTGGCCGAGGAGCAGCGCCTGCTTACCGATGAGCTGGCGCGATACTTCGGCGGCTACCTGGTGCACTACGGGCCGCACGCCGAGCTGCCGGCGAGTACCGGCAACATCCAGCGCGGAGTGCGTCTCGGGCCGCCGCTGCCGGGCGTCGAGATCGCCTGCGACGAATGCGCCTGGCCGCTGGGTGAACACGCTGCCGACGTGGTGCTGCTGCAGCACGGCCTGGACTTCTGCTTGTCACCGCACCGCCTGCTGCGCGAGGCCGCGCGCAGCGTCCGCCCTGGCGGACATCTGCTAGTGCTGGGCGTGAATCCGCGTAGTGCTTGGGGCTTGCGTCACTACTTCGCGCGCGACGGCTTGCGCAGGGCACGTTGCATTTCCCCCGGAAGGGTCTGCGACTGGCTTAACCTGCTGGGCTTCGCGCTGGAGAAACGCCGCTTCGGATGCTATCGTCCGCCGCTTGCTTCGGCGCTCTGGCAGGCCCGCCTGGCGCGCATGGAACGCTGGGGCAAGGGCTTGAAGGGCACTGGCGCCGGCTTCTATCTGCTGGTCGCACGCAAGCTGGTGGTTGGCCTGCGGCCGGTGCGTCAACCGCGCCGTGAGGCACGTGGCCAACTGGTGCCGCTGCCGGTGGCCAAGGTCAGCCGGCGAGATTCCAAACTCTAG
- the rnhA gene encoding ribonuclease HI, producing the protein MSEEEKVVIYTDGACKGNPGRGGWGAVLFYKGAERELWGGEVETTNNRMELTAAIMALAALKRSCEIRLVTDSEYVMKGIKEWLPNWKKRGWKTAAKQPVKNADLWQALDEQVNRHNVEWQWVRGHTGHPGNERADMLANRGVAELPR; encoded by the coding sequence ATGAGCGAAGAAGAAAAGGTCGTGATCTATACCGACGGCGCCTGCAAGGGCAATCCTGGCCGCGGTGGCTGGGGGGCGGTGCTCTTCTACAAAGGTGCCGAGCGCGAGCTCTGGGGCGGCGAGGTGGAAACCACCAACAACCGCATGGAGCTGACCGCCGCCATCATGGCCCTGGCGGCGCTCAAGCGGTCGTGCGAGATCCGTCTGGTCACCGACTCCGAGTACGTCATGAAAGGCATCAAGGAGTGGCTGCCGAACTGGAAGAAGCGCGGCTGGAAGACCGCTGCCAAGCAGCCGGTGAAGAACGCCGACCTGTGGCAGGCGCTGGATGAGCAGGTCAACCGGCATAATGTCGAGTGGCAGTGGGTGCGCGGGCACACCGGGCATCCGGGCAACGAGCGGGCCGACATGCTGGCCAACCGCGGCGTCGCCGAACTGCCGCGCTGA
- the dnaQ gene encoding DNA polymerase III subunit epsilon — MRSVVLDTETTGMPVTDGHRIIEIGCVELEGRRLTGRHFHVYLQPDREVDEGAIAVHGITNDFLKDKPRFREVADEFFEFITGAQLIIHNAAFDVGFINNEFALLGQSERAEVTDYCSVLDTLLMARERHPGQRNNLDALCKRYGVDNSGRDLHGALLDAEILADVYLAMTGGQTSLSLAGQGAEGDGSGRPQVSAIRRLAAERGLTRVIRASDEELAAHAARLAAIEKSAGGPSLWAQLEASAPQE, encoded by the coding sequence ATGCGCAGCGTCGTACTGGATACCGAAACCACCGGCATGCCGGTGACCGATGGCCACCGGATCATCGAGATCGGCTGCGTCGAACTGGAAGGGCGACGCCTGACCGGTCGTCATTTCCACGTCTATCTGCAGCCGGATCGCGAAGTCGACGAAGGTGCCATCGCGGTCCACGGCATCACCAATGATTTCCTCAAAGACAAGCCGCGCTTCCGCGAAGTCGCCGACGAGTTCTTCGAGTTCATCACCGGTGCGCAGCTGATCATCCACAACGCAGCGTTCGACGTCGGCTTCATCAACAACGAATTCGCCCTGCTGGGGCAGAGCGAGCGCGCCGAGGTCACCGACTATTGCTCGGTACTCGACACCCTGCTGATGGCGCGTGAGCGCCACCCGGGCCAGCGCAACAACCTCGATGCCCTGTGCAAACGCTATGGCGTCGACAACTCCGGCCGCGACCTGCACGGCGCATTGCTCGACGCCGAGATCCTCGCCGACGTCTACCTGGCAATGACCGGCGGGCAGACCAGCCTGTCGCTGGCCGGCCAGGGCGCCGAGGGCGACGGCAGTGGGCGTCCCCAGGTCAGCGCCATTCGCCGCCTGGCTGCCGAGCGTGGCCTGACCCGGGTCATTCGTGCCAGCGACGAAGAGCTCGCGGCGCATGCCGCGCGTCTGGCGGCGATCGAGAAATCCGCCGGCGGGCCGTCGCTTTGGGCGCAACTGGAGGCTTCCGCTCCACAGGAGTAA
- a CDS encoding Orn/Lys/Arg decarboxylase N-terminal domain-containing protein, translating to MYKDLKFPILIVHRDIKADTVAGDRVRGIARELEQDGFSILSTASSAEGRIVASTHHGLACILVAAEGAGENQRLLQDVVELIRVARVRAAQLPIFALGEQMTIENAPAESMADLHQLRGILYLFEDTVPFLARQVSRAARKYLEGVLPPFFRALVEHTAQSNYSWHTPGHGGGVAYRKSPVGQAFHQFFGENTLRSDLSVSVPELGSLLDHTGPLADAEARAARNFGADHTFFVINGTSTANKIVWHSMVCRDDLVLVDRNCHKSVLHSIIMTGAIPLYLCPERNELGIIGPIPLSEFSRESIAAKIAASPLARGREPKVKLAVVTNSTYDGLCYNAELIKQTLNGSVEVLHFDEAWYAYAAFHEFYDRRYGMATSRSEHGPLVFTTHSTHKMLAAFSQASMIHVQDGGARRLDRARFNEAFMMHISTSPQYGIIASLDVASAMMEGTAGRSLIQETFDEALSFRRALANVQQSLTPEDWWFCVWQPPGVEGTDEVRTRDWLLVPDADWHGFGDVANDYVLLDPIKVTLATPGLNAAGKLEEHGIPAAVVSRFLWERGLVVEKTGLYSFLVLFSLGVTKGKWSTLVTELLEFKRSYDRNAPLAEVLPSVLQADGACYLGMGLRDLCERLHACYRQHATAKAMKRMYTVLPEVAMRPADAYAKLVRGEVEAVPIDQLLGRIAAVMLVPYPPGIPLIMPGERFTEETRSILDYLAFARIFERSFPGFDSDVHGLQSQEVDGERCYTVECIVENADS from the coding sequence ATGTACAAAGACCTGAAATTCCCCATCCTCATCGTCCACCGCGACATCAAGGCCGACACGGTCGCGGGGGATCGCGTCCGCGGCATCGCCCGCGAGCTGGAGCAGGACGGCTTCAGCATCCTCTCCACTGCCAGTTCTGCCGAAGGCCGCATCGTCGCCTCGACCCACCATGGGCTGGCCTGCATTTTGGTCGCCGCCGAGGGGGCGGGGGAGAACCAGCGCCTGCTGCAGGACGTCGTCGAGCTGATCCGCGTGGCACGGGTACGCGCGGCGCAGCTGCCGATCTTCGCCCTCGGCGAGCAGATGACCATCGAGAACGCGCCGGCCGAATCCATGGCCGACCTGCATCAATTGCGCGGCATCCTCTACTTGTTCGAGGACACGGTTCCGTTCCTTGCCCGCCAGGTTTCGCGTGCTGCGCGCAAGTACCTGGAAGGGGTGCTGCCACCGTTCTTCCGCGCCCTCGTCGAGCACACTGCGCAGTCCAACTATTCCTGGCATACACCGGGGCACGGTGGTGGGGTGGCCTATCGCAAGAGCCCGGTGGGGCAGGCGTTCCACCAGTTCTTCGGGGAGAACACGCTGCGTTCGGACCTGTCGGTCTCGGTGCCGGAGCTGGGCTCGCTACTCGACCACACCGGCCCGCTGGCCGACGCCGAGGCGCGCGCGGCGCGCAACTTCGGCGCTGACCACACCTTCTTCGTGATCAACGGCACGTCCACGGCGAACAAGATCGTCTGGCATTCCATGGTCTGTCGCGATGACCTGGTGCTGGTCGACCGCAACTGCCACAAGTCGGTGTTGCACTCGATCATCATGACCGGCGCCATCCCGCTCTACCTGTGCCCTGAGCGCAACGAGCTGGGCATCATCGGACCGATTCCGCTATCGGAGTTCAGCCGCGAGTCGATTGCCGCGAAGATCGCGGCTAGTCCATTGGCCCGCGGGCGCGAGCCAAAAGTGAAGCTGGCGGTGGTGACCAACTCGACCTACGACGGCCTCTGCTACAACGCCGAGCTGATCAAGCAGACACTGAACGGTAGCGTCGAGGTGCTGCACTTCGATGAAGCCTGGTACGCCTACGCGGCCTTCCACGAGTTCTATGACCGACGCTATGGCATGGCGACCAGCCGCAGCGAGCACGGGCCGCTGGTGTTCACCACGCACTCGACGCACAAGATGCTCGCCGCCTTCAGTCAGGCCTCGATGATCCATGTGCAGGACGGCGGCGCGCGGCGCCTCGACCGTGCGCGCTTCAACGAAGCCTTCATGATGCACATCTCGACTTCGCCGCAGTACGGCATCATCGCCTCGCTGGACGTGGCCTCGGCGATGATGGAGGGCACAGCCGGTCGCTCGCTGATCCAGGAGACCTTCGACGAGGCGCTAAGCTTCCGCCGCGCGCTGGCCAACGTGCAGCAGAGCCTGACGCCCGAAGACTGGTGGTTCTGCGTCTGGCAGCCGCCGGGTGTCGAAGGGACTGACGAAGTACGGACGCGCGATTGGCTGCTTGTGCCCGACGCCGACTGGCATGGCTTCGGCGACGTGGCCAATGACTACGTGCTGCTCGACCCGATCAAGGTCACGCTGGCCACTCCCGGGCTCAATGCGGCCGGCAAGCTGGAAGAACACGGGATCCCCGCGGCAGTGGTCAGTCGCTTCCTCTGGGAGCGCGGCCTGGTGGTGGAGAAGACCGGCCTCTATTCCTTCCTGGTGCTGTTCTCCCTGGGCGTGACCAAGGGCAAGTGGAGCACCCTGGTTACCGAATTGCTGGAGTTCAAGCGCAGCTACGACCGCAATGCGCCGCTGGCCGAAGTCCTGCCCAGCGTGCTCCAGGCCGATGGCGCCTGCTACCTGGGCATGGGACTGCGCGATCTCTGCGAGCGCCTGCATGCCTGCTATCGCCAGCACGCCACGGCCAAGGCCATGAAGCGCATGTATACGGTGCTCCCGGAGGTGGCGATGCGCCCGGCCGACGCTTACGCCAAGCTGGTGCGCGGGGAGGTCGAGGCGGTACCGATCGACCAGCTGCTGGGGCGTATCGCGGCGGTGATGCTGGTGCCTTATCCGCCGGGCATTCCGCTGATCATGCCGGGCGAGCGCTTCACCGAGGAAACCCGCTCGATCCTCGATTATCTGGCCTTCGCCAGGATCTTCGAGCGCAGCTTCCCGGGCTTCGATTCGGACGTGCACGGCCTGCAATCGCAGGAAGTCGACGGAGAGCGCTGCTATACAGTGGAGTGCATCGTGGAAAACGCCGACAGCTGA
- a CDS encoding amino acid permease: protein MSGGGAAKKGSMGFWSCTALVVGNMVGSGVFLLPSSLASYGGLSLFGWLVSSTGAVLLALTFSRLARLNPGAGGPYAYTRDGFGSFAGYLCAWTYWKAAWIGNAAISVTLVGYLRVFIPALADPVLMVATAIGCIWFCTFVNLRGIAAFAVMQNLLTALKLIPLLLIGILGWTQFHGEYLVIPPVEQLPNMGYAHAIATTAALTLWSFIGLESATVPADDVRDPKRTIPRATLFGTLVAAAVYILSITAVQGLLPPDVLAKSTSPFADAARLLLGDWGYYLVAGGAVIACLGALNGWVLLQGQIPVAPARDGLFPESFSKLNKYGAPANGLWSSGLLVTVLVLIDGRGELVEVFNVIILLGTMTGVVPYAFCTAALLQLLAVRPESFSPRSRPQLVAVGALGFLYSLWALYGTGEQAIFWGFLVFMAGIPMYTWRQWRNRQQGLPVAVSE, encoded by the coding sequence ATGAGCGGGGGAGGCGCTGCCAAGAAAGGCAGCATGGGGTTCTGGAGCTGCACCGCTCTGGTGGTCGGCAACATGGTCGGCTCAGGGGTGTTCCTGCTGCCGTCCAGCCTGGCTAGCTATGGCGGACTCAGTCTGTTCGGCTGGCTGGTGTCGAGCACAGGGGCAGTCCTGCTGGCGCTCACCTTCTCCCGCCTGGCGCGGCTCAACCCCGGCGCAGGCGGTCCATACGCCTACACCCGTGACGGCTTTGGCAGCTTTGCCGGCTACCTATGCGCATGGACCTACTGGAAAGCCGCGTGGATCGGCAACGCGGCGATTTCCGTGACCCTGGTCGGCTACCTGCGGGTGTTCATCCCGGCGTTGGCCGATCCAGTGCTGATGGTCGCCACCGCCATCGGCTGCATCTGGTTCTGCACCTTCGTCAACTTGCGCGGCATCGCTGCATTTGCGGTGATGCAGAACCTGCTGACCGCGCTCAAGCTGATTCCGCTGCTGCTGATCGGCATCCTCGGCTGGACTCAGTTCCACGGGGAGTACCTGGTCATCCCGCCGGTGGAGCAACTGCCCAACATGGGCTATGCGCACGCAATCGCCACGACTGCGGCGCTGACCCTGTGGTCCTTCATCGGCCTCGAGTCGGCGACGGTACCGGCTGACGATGTGCGCGACCCCAAGCGCACCATTCCTCGCGCCACTCTGTTCGGCACCCTGGTGGCGGCCGCCGTCTACATACTGTCGATCACTGCGGTGCAGGGCTTGCTGCCGCCGGACGTGCTGGCCAAGTCGACTTCGCCGTTCGCCGATGCTGCGCGCCTGTTGCTCGGTGACTGGGGTTACTACCTGGTAGCCGGCGGTGCGGTGATCGCCTGCCTCGGTGCGCTCAACGGCTGGGTGCTGCTGCAGGGGCAGATCCCGGTCGCGCCGGCGCGTGACGGCCTGTTCCCGGAGTCCTTCAGCAAGCTCAACAAATACGGCGCACCGGCCAACGGGTTGTGGTCGTCGGGGCTGCTGGTGACGGTGCTGGTGCTGATCGACGGGCGTGGCGAGCTGGTCGAGGTGTTCAACGTCATCATCCTGCTCGGCACCATGACCGGCGTGGTGCCGTATGCCTTCTGCACTGCGGCGCTGCTTCAGCTGCTGGCGGTGCGCCCCGAGTCCTTCTCGCCGCGCTCGCGGCCGCAGCTGGTGGCGGTCGGCGCGCTCGGCTTCCTCTACTCGCTGTGGGCCCTCTACGGCACTGGCGAGCAGGCGATCTTCTGGGGCTTCCTGGTATTCATGGCGGGTATCCCGATGTATACCTGGCGGCAATGGCGGAACCGCCAGCAGGGGCTGCCCGTGGCCGTTTCCGAGTAG
- a CDS encoding crotonase/enoyl-CoA hydratase family protein, whose translation MTEYKAFRVELADKVAHVIINRPEKINAMNADFWREIVDIFRWADETDEVRVVVISGAGKHFSAGIDLMLLAQAGSQLGKDVGRNARKLRRTILELQASFNAIDDCSKPVIAAIQGYCLGGAIDLISACDMRYCSDDAQFSIKEIDMGMAADVGTLQRLPRLIGDGVMRELAYTGRMVDASEAARIGLVNRSYADSSALLDGVFEIARQIAAKSPIAVRGTKEMIRYARDHSVADGLEYIATWNAAMLQSADLQAAIAAHMSKKQPEFAD comes from the coding sequence GTGACCGAGTACAAAGCATTTCGCGTCGAGCTGGCCGATAAGGTCGCCCACGTCATCATCAATCGCCCGGAAAAAATCAACGCGATGAACGCGGACTTCTGGCGCGAGATCGTCGACATCTTCCGCTGGGCCGACGAGACCGACGAGGTCCGCGTGGTGGTCATATCCGGCGCCGGCAAGCACTTCTCCGCCGGCATCGACCTGATGCTGCTGGCACAGGCCGGCAGCCAGCTGGGCAAGGACGTCGGCCGCAACGCCCGCAAGCTGCGCCGCACCATCCTCGAGCTGCAGGCTTCCTTCAATGCCATCGACGATTGCAGCAAGCCGGTGATCGCCGCGATCCAGGGCTACTGCCTGGGCGGCGCCATCGACCTGATCTCGGCGTGCGACATGCGTTATTGCAGCGATGACGCGCAGTTCTCCATCAAGGAGATCGACATGGGCATGGCCGCGGACGTCGGCACTTTGCAGCGTCTGCCGCGCCTGATCGGCGATGGCGTCATGCGCGAGCTGGCCTACACCGGGCGTATGGTCGACGCCAGCGAAGCGGCGCGCATCGGCCTGGTGAACCGCAGCTATGCCGACAGTTCGGCGCTGCTGGACGGCGTGTTCGAGATCGCCCGGCAGATCGCCGCCAAGTCTCCGATCGCCGTTCGCGGCACCAAGGAAATGATCCGTTACGCCCGCGACCACAGCGTCGCGGACGGCCTGGAGTACATCGCCACCTGGAACGCTGCGATGCTCCAGTCGGCTGACCTGCAGGCGGCCATCGCTGCGCACATGAGCAAGAAGCAGCCGGAGTTCGCCGACTGA
- the nudC gene encoding NAD(+) diphosphatase gives MRTGRWQSALLDPAAAGGWALAHYKQQFLGDANGVLFPREWLKRQDLRVLSEHGVGHFDGDAIYLLEVDAPERLEGCDWIGLRHFMLEADEDLFAMLGFASQIGTWARENRFCGSCGAPMQRMPRDRAMRCETCDIQRYPLLSPSMIVLVTRGDELLLARSPRFVPGMYSTLAGFCEPGESVEHCVAREVREEVGLEIGNIRYLGSQSWPFPHSLMLGFHADYVSGEIVMQPDEIEDARWFRIDELPRLPAGRSIARYLIDVFLARRAGLPDPVLPGGGH, from the coding sequence ATGCGTACCGGGCGTTGGCAATCGGCCTTGCTCGACCCGGCTGCCGCAGGTGGCTGGGCCCTGGCCCACTACAAGCAGCAGTTTCTCGGCGATGCCAATGGCGTGCTGTTTCCCCGCGAGTGGCTAAAGCGCCAGGACCTGCGCGTGCTCTCCGAGCACGGGGTAGGGCACTTCGATGGCGATGCCATCTACCTGCTGGAAGTGGATGCGCCGGAGCGCCTGGAAGGCTGCGACTGGATCGGTCTGCGTCATTTCATGCTGGAAGCCGACGAAGACCTGTTCGCCATGCTCGGCTTCGCCAGCCAGATCGGTACCTGGGCTCGCGAGAATCGCTTCTGCGGCAGTTGCGGCGCGCCGATGCAGCGGATGCCGCGCGACCGCGCAATGCGCTGCGAGACCTGTGATATCCAACGCTACCCGTTGCTCTCGCCGAGCATGATCGTGCTGGTCACCCGCGGCGATGAGCTTCTGCTGGCGCGTTCGCCACGCTTCGTGCCGGGCATGTACAGCACCCTGGCCGGCTTCTGCGAGCCGGGCGAGTCGGTGGAGCACTGCGTGGCCCGCGAGGTGCGTGAGGAAGTCGGTCTTGAGATCGGCAACATCCGCTACCTGGGCAGCCAGTCCTGGCCATTCCCGCATTCGCTGATGCTCGGATTCCATGCCGATTACGTCAGCGGTGAGATCGTCATGCAGCCGGACGAAATCGAGGACGCGCGCTGGTTCCGTATTGACGAGCTGCCACGCCTGCCGGCCGGGCGTTCCATTGCCCGCTACCTGATCGACGTCTTCCTGGCGCGCCGCGCCGGTCTTCCCGATCCCGTCCTGCCGGGCGGCGGTCACTGA
- a CDS encoding TSUP family transporter — protein sequence MLLELTVDPLTLAILAVVAFIAGFIDAIAGGGGLLTIPALLTAGVPPHLALGTNKLSSTFGSATASFTFYKRKLFHPAKWRNALIATAIGAAIGAWAAHLLPAEWLNRMLPVVVFSCGIYMLFGGTPKAPLDADARVGQKRQWPQGLGLGFYDGVAGPGTGAFWTVSSLLMYPLDLVRASGVARTMNFISNIMALAVFVASGQVIWLLGLCMGSALMVGAYLGARTAIGGGAKFIRPVFILVVLALTARLAWQHWFSVV from the coding sequence ATGCTTCTCGAACTCACCGTTGACCCGCTGACCCTCGCCATTCTCGCCGTCGTCGCGTTCATCGCCGGCTTCATCGATGCCATTGCCGGCGGCGGCGGACTGCTCACCATCCCTGCCCTGCTCACCGCGGGCGTGCCGCCGCACCTGGCGTTGGGCACCAACAAGCTGAGCTCGACCTTCGGCTCGGCGACCGCCAGCTTCACCTTCTACAAGCGCAAGCTGTTCCACCCGGCGAAATGGCGTAACGCTCTGATCGCTACCGCCATTGGCGCAGCCATCGGCGCCTGGGCCGCGCACCTGCTGCCGGCGGAATGGCTCAACCGCATGCTGCCGGTGGTGGTGTTCTCCTGCGGTATCTACATGCTGTTCGGCGGCACGCCCAAGGCGCCACTGGATGCCGACGCCCGCGTCGGCCAGAAGCGCCAGTGGCCGCAGGGCCTGGGCCTGGGCTTCTACGACGGCGTGGCCGGCCCCGGCACCGGCGCTTTCTGGACCGTCAGCAGCCTGCTGATGTATCCGCTGGACCTGGTCCGCGCCAGCGGCGTGGCACGCACCATGAACTTCATCAGCAACATCATGGCGCTGGCGGTCTTCGTCGCTTCGGGTCAGGTGATCTGGCTGCTGGGCCTGTGCATGGGCAGCGCGCTGATGGTCGGCGCTTACCTGGGGGCACGCACGGCCATCGGCGGCGGCGCAAAGTTCATTCGCCCGGTGTTCATTCTGGTGGTGCTGGCGTTAACCGCGCGCCTGGCCTGGCAGCACTGGTTCAGCGTCGTTTGA